One region of Diabrotica undecimpunctata isolate CICGRU chromosome 6, icDiaUnde3, whole genome shotgun sequence genomic DNA includes:
- the LOC140443418 gene encoding uncharacterized protein isoform X1 — protein sequence MEFKIEIKDEFIENDHSLENEKVILLSSSKDQTGQFFTSTNLGDLKNEPEENKSDFSQKNGQEFMKRIPDYICNKEQEIGLHFEETTSNNLISSKPYRCEICFTQFAKKQTLETHMRVHTGENPYECEICFTQFAKKQTLETHMRVHTGENPYECEICCKQFTGVGTLKKHFRVHTGKKPYNCEICFKQFGVAHNLKQHMRIHTGEKPYECEICFKQFSVAHILKQHMRTHTGEKPYECEICCKQFAHKQNVERHMRLHTGERPYMCEICLKKFSETSPLKKHLRMHRGEKPYKCEICFKQFSGASGLKQHIRTHTGEKPYECKICCKQLTGATTLKQHLRVHTGEKPYECEICFKQFSVASILKQHMRTHTGEKPYECTICCKQFSHKQNVERHMRLHTGERPYKCEICLKQFSEISPLKKHLRMHRGEKPYKCEICFKQFIQGSGLQQHMRTHTGEKPYECEICFTQFPRKQKLEIHMRMHTGEKPYECKICFKHFPQKQNLKIHMRVHTGEKPYECKICCKQFSQKQHIQKHMIVHTEKNLTDVKFVKIDMAPS from the exons atttttcCCAGAAGAACGGACAAGAATTTATGAAAAGAATACCTGACTATATATGTAACAAAGAACAAGAAATAGGTCTACACTTTGAAGAAACGACATCAAATAATTTGATTTCTTCTAAACCTTAcaggtgtgaaatttgttttacgCAGTTTGCTAAAAAACAAACGTTAGAAAcacatatgagagtgcatactggagaaaatccgtacga gtgtgaaatttgttttacgCAGTTTGCTAAAAAACAAACGTTAGAAAcacatatgagagtgcatactggagaaaatccgtacgagtgtgaaatttgttgtaaGCAATTTACCGGAGTAGGTACTTTAAAAAAGCATTTTAGAGTACATACTGGAAAAAAGCCGTATaactgtgaaatttgttttaagcaatttggTGTAGCACATAATTTGAAACAACATATGAGAATACACACCGGAGAAAAGCCGtacgagtgtgaaatttgttttaagcagtttagtgtagcacatattttgaaacaacatatgagaacgcacactggagaaaaaccttacgagtgtgaaatttgttgtaaGCAGTTTGCTCACAAACAAAATGTGGAAAGACATATGAGACTTCACACTGGAGAAAGACCTTACATGTGTGAAATTTGTCTGAAGAAGTTTAGTGAAACAAGtcctttaaaaaaacatttaagaatGCACAgaggagaaaaaccttacaagtgtgaaatttgttttaagcaatttagtggaGCAAGTGGTTTAAAACAACATATAAGAacgcacactggggaaaaaccttacgagTGTAAAATTTGTTGTAAGCAACTTACTGGAGCAACCACTTTAAAAcagcatttgagagtgcacactggagaaaagccgtacgagtgtgaaatttgttttaagcagtttagtgtaGCAAGTATTTTGAAACAACATATGAgaacgcacactggagaaaaaccttatgagTGTACAATTTGTTGTAAGCAGTTTTCTCACAAACAAAATGTAGAAAGACATATGAGACTTCACACTGGAGAAagaccttacaagtgtgaaatttgtttgaagcagtTTAGTGAAATAAGtcctttaaaaaaacatttaagaatGCACAgaggagaaaaaccttacaagtgtgaaatttgttttaagcaatttattcaAGGAAGTGGTTTACAACAACATATGAGAacgcacactggggaaaaaccttacgagtgtgaaatttgttttacgCAATTTCCCAGAAAACAAAAGTTAGAAATACATATGAGaatgcacactggggaaaaaccttacgagtgtaaaatttgttttaaacactttcctcaaaaacaaaatttaaaaatacatatgagagttcatactggagaaaaaccttacgaatgtaaaatttgttgtaagcagttttctcagaaacaacacATCCAAAAACACATGATAGTACACACTGAGAAAAACCTCACAGATGTGAAATTTGTTAAAATAGACATGGCGCCAAGTTGA
- the LOC140443417 gene encoding uncharacterized protein: MTDSERDDTCREKNTRKRKITGRINEVMKRLRQQSHETGDDCQCKRLKCFKTVDQQNRSNIINNFNRMGRDEQNIYLAGLITLMPVKQRRARDEATSRLHDATYSFRVRITTDDKTTDVPVCFKAFLSLHGIGRKRLENIQKSLKATGSAPIDKRGKNPKKHALTKQQLDEVIEHIKRFKGRESHYSKNKTKKMYLPDDLNIKKMYTMYKSDKGAPLSYETYRQIFNKHFNISFGYPRSDTCNACDHFLAELKVLHNKLNETIDASEKQKIEVEIKRITLSNSLHKSKAEAFYEIKRRARKAAMQNVNCEAVSMDFEKNLSTPNIPTNDVYYKRQLTLHSFNIHVLSTGNATFYCFPETIGGKGSNEVVSFLHHFIFVQLDLSVRHLHIFCDSCGGQNKNFTVFRYLHYVVNTAKRLDSIKVTFPIRGHSYMECDRDMGVINQKIMAELPEDWYTEIRSCRVKPNPFDVVEVDQSLIRNWLLFLDKIYVTKPTYKSRPIRELEILKDHPRLFKHRDSYNGQWETSIIRKPFTNSDEVQLPESQFILPPKLYTELRKISKEKFNDLVHLSQFCTSERARSFYRGLPYNKNNKNVNKMRRK, translated from the exons ATGACGGATAGTGAAAGAGATGATACGTGTCGCGAAAAAAACACTAGAAAAAGGAAAATTACAGGTCGAATAAATGAAGTAATGAAGCGGTTAAGACAACAGAGCCATGAAACAGGTGACGATTGTCAATGTAAGAGACTTAAGTGTTTCAAAACAGTAGATCAACAAAATCGATCAaacattataaacaattttaaccGTATGGGGCGTGatgaacaaaatatttacttggcAGGCCTAATAACGTTAATGCCCGTAAAGCAAAGAAGAGCCCGAGATGAAGCTACATCAAGATTGCATGATGCAACGTATTCTTTTAGAGTTAGAATAACGACTGACGATAAAACTACTGACGTCCCAGTTTGTTTTAAAGCTTTTCTAAGCCTTCATGGCATTGGTCGGAAGAGGcttgaaaatattcaaaaaagtttaaaagCTACTGGTAGTGCACCAATTGACAAACGcggaaaaaatccaaaaaaacacGCATTAACAAAACAACAGCTAGATGAAGTTATTGAACACATAAAGCGTTTTAAAGGAAGAGAAAGCCattatagtaaaaataaaactaagaaaatGTACCTTCCggatgacttaaatattaagaaaatgtaCACTATGTACAAATCCGATAAGGGCGCTCCTTTGTCTTACGAAACATATCGACAAATCTTTAATAAGCATTTTAACATTAGCTTCGGCTATCCGCGGAGTGATACGTGTAATGCTTGCGATCATTTCTTGGCTGAACTTAAGGTCCTTCacaataaactgaatgaaacaaTTGATGCCTCTGAAAAACAAAAGATAGAAGTTGAGATAAAACGAATAACTTTGTCAAATAGCCTACACAAATCCAAAGCGGAAGCATTTTATGAAATAAAGAGAAGGGCAAGGAAAGCAGCAATGCAGAATGTTAACTGTGAAGCAGTATCTatggattttgaaaaaaatttatccaCTCCAAATATTCCGACCAACGACGTCTACTATAAGAGACAACTGACGCTTCACTCCTTTAATATTCATGTATTGTCAACAGGAAATGctacattttattgttttccaGAAACCATAGGAGGCAAAGGTTCAAACGAAGTAGTGTCATTTCTGCACCATTTTATCTTTGTTCAGCTTGATCTGTCAGTTCGTCACCTCCACATATTCTGTGATTCATGTGGCGGCCAAAATAAAAACTTCACTGTTTTCCGTTATCTTCACTATGTAGTTAATACTGCAAAAAGGTTGGACTCAATCAAAGTAACCTTCCCAATACGAGGTCATTCTTACATGGAGTGCGATCGAGATATGGGTGTGATAAACCAAAAAATTATGGCTGAACTTCCTGAGGATTGGTACACGGAAATTAGATCATGTCGAGTAAAACCAAATCCGTTCGATGTCGTAGAGGTCGATCAATCACTTATAAGAAACTGGTTACTATTCTTGGACAAAATTTACGTAACTAAACCAACATATAAATCAAGACCAATCAGAGAACTCGAAATATTGAAAGATCATCCACGCCTTTTCAAACACCGAGATTCCTATAATGGACAATGGGAGACGTCAATTATACGCAAACCATTTACAAATTCCGATGAGGTGCAACTACCCGAGAGCCAGTTTATTTTGCcaccaaaattatatacag AGCTAAGGAAAATTTCTAAGGAAAAATTTAACGATCTGGTCCACTTGAGTCAGTTTTGCACATCTGAAAGGGCTAGATCGTTCTATAGAGGCTTACCTtacaacaaaaacaacaaaaacgtaaacaaaatgaggagaaaataa
- the LOC140443418 gene encoding uncharacterized protein isoform X2, with protein sequence MNQKKINQVDFSQKNGQEFMKRIPDYICNKEQEIGLHFEETTSNNLISSKPYRCEICFTQFAKKQTLETHMRVHTGENPYECEICFTQFAKKQTLETHMRVHTGENPYECEICCKQFTGVGTLKKHFRVHTGKKPYNCEICFKQFGVAHNLKQHMRIHTGEKPYECEICFKQFSVAHILKQHMRTHTGEKPYECEICCKQFAHKQNVERHMRLHTGERPYMCEICLKKFSETSPLKKHLRMHRGEKPYKCEICFKQFSGASGLKQHIRTHTGEKPYECKICCKQLTGATTLKQHLRVHTGEKPYECEICFKQFSVASILKQHMRTHTGEKPYECTICCKQFSHKQNVERHMRLHTGERPYKCEICLKQFSEISPLKKHLRMHRGEKPYKCEICFKQFIQGSGLQQHMRTHTGEKPYECEICFTQFPRKQKLEIHMRMHTGEKPYECKICFKHFPQKQNLKIHMRVHTGEKPYECKICCKQFSQKQHIQKHMIVHTEKNLTDVKFVKIDMAPS encoded by the exons atttttcCCAGAAGAACGGACAAGAATTTATGAAAAGAATACCTGACTATATATGTAACAAAGAACAAGAAATAGGTCTACACTTTGAAGAAACGACATCAAATAATTTGATTTCTTCTAAACCTTAcaggtgtgaaatttgttttacgCAGTTTGCTAAAAAACAAACGTTAGAAAcacatatgagagtgcatactggagaaaatccgtacga gtgtgaaatttgttttacgCAGTTTGCTAAAAAACAAACGTTAGAAAcacatatgagagtgcatactggagaaaatccgtacgagtgtgaaatttgttgtaaGCAATTTACCGGAGTAGGTACTTTAAAAAAGCATTTTAGAGTACATACTGGAAAAAAGCCGTATaactgtgaaatttgttttaagcaatttggTGTAGCACATAATTTGAAACAACATATGAGAATACACACCGGAGAAAAGCCGtacgagtgtgaaatttgttttaagcagtttagtgtagcacatattttgaaacaacatatgagaacgcacactggagaaaaaccttacgagtgtgaaatttgttgtaaGCAGTTTGCTCACAAACAAAATGTGGAAAGACATATGAGACTTCACACTGGAGAAAGACCTTACATGTGTGAAATTTGTCTGAAGAAGTTTAGTGAAACAAGtcctttaaaaaaacatttaagaatGCACAgaggagaaaaaccttacaagtgtgaaatttgttttaagcaatttagtggaGCAAGTGGTTTAAAACAACATATAAGAacgcacactggggaaaaaccttacgagTGTAAAATTTGTTGTAAGCAACTTACTGGAGCAACCACTTTAAAAcagcatttgagagtgcacactggagaaaagccgtacgagtgtgaaatttgttttaagcagtttagtgtaGCAAGTATTTTGAAACAACATATGAgaacgcacactggagaaaaaccttatgagTGTACAATTTGTTGTAAGCAGTTTTCTCACAAACAAAATGTAGAAAGACATATGAGACTTCACACTGGAGAAagaccttacaagtgtgaaatttgtttgaagcagtTTAGTGAAATAAGtcctttaaaaaaacatttaagaatGCACAgaggagaaaaaccttacaagtgtgaaatttgttttaagcaatttattcaAGGAAGTGGTTTACAACAACATATGAGAacgcacactggggaaaaaccttacgagtgtgaaatttgttttacgCAATTTCCCAGAAAACAAAAGTTAGAAATACATATGAGaatgcacactggggaaaaaccttacgagtgtaaaatttgttttaaacactttcctcaaaaacaaaatttaaaaatacatatgagagttcatactggagaaaaaccttacgaatgtaaaatttgttgtaagcagttttctcagaaacaacacATCCAAAAACACATGATAGTACACACTGAGAAAAACCTCACAGATGTGAAATTTGTTAAAATAGACATGGCGCCAAGTTGA